A genome region from Anopheles stephensi strain Indian chromosome 2, UCI_ANSTEP_V1.0, whole genome shotgun sequence includes the following:
- the LOC118506473 gene encoding 26S proteasome regulatory subunit 10B: MTVVDPAREKALEDYRKKLLEHKEVESRLKEVRETLKELTKQFDKSENDLKALQSVGQIVGEVLKQLTEDKFIVKATNGPRYVVGCRRQLDKTKLKSGTRVALDMTTLTIMRYLPREVDPLVYNMSHEDPGEVTYSAIGGLSEQIRELREVIELPLLNPELFLRVGITPPKGCLLYGPPGTGKTLLARAVASQLDANFLKVVSSAIVDKYIGESARLIREMFNYARDHQPCIIFMDEIDAIGGRRFSEGTSADREIQRTLMELLNQMDGFDSLGQVKMIMATNRPDTLDPALLRPGRLDRKIEIPLPNEQARLEILKIHAAPIAKHGDIDYEAVVKLSDNFNGADLRNVCTEAGLFAIRAEREYVIQEDFMKAVRKVADNKRLESKLDYKPV, from the exons ATGACTGTGGTGGATCCGGCTCGTGAAAAGGCGCTGGAAGATTACAGGAAAAAGCTGCTGGAACACAAAGAGGTAGAATCTCGGCTGAAGGAAG tAAGGGAAACTTTAAAAGAGCTCACGAAACAATTCGATAAATCGGAAAACGATTTGAAGGCGCTGCAAAGCGTTGGCCAGATTGTTGGTGAAGTGTTGAAGCAGCTGACGGAAGACAAAT TCATCGTAAAAGCGACCAACGGTCCACGATACGTTGTAGGATGTCGCCGGCAGCTGGACAAAACCAAGCTCAAATCGGGCACGCGCGTAGCACTGGATATGACTACACTGACCATTATGCGCTACCTTCCGCGAGAGGTTGACCCACTGGTGTACAACATGTCGCACGAAGACCCCGGTGAAGTGACCTACTCCGCCATCGGTGGTCTGTCGGAGCAGATTCGCGAGCTTCGGGAGGTCATCGAACTGCCACTGCTTAACCCGGAACTGTTCCTCCGTGTCGGTATTACGCCGCCGAAGGGTTGTCTGCTGTACGGTCCACCCGGTACGGGCAAAACCCTGCTGGCCCGTGCTGTCGCTTCCCAGCTCGACGCAAACTTCCTGAAGGTCGTATCGTCGGCCATCGTCGACAAGTACATCGGCGAATCGGCCCGTCTTATTCGCGAGATGTTCAACTATGCGCGCGACCACCAACCGTGCATTATCTTCATGGACGAAATCGATGCCATCGGCGGTCGCCGTTTCTCCGAAGGTACGTCCGCCGATCGTGAAATCCAGCGTACGCTCATGGAGCTGCTCAATCAGATGGATGGGTTCGATTCGCTCGGACAGGTGAAGATGATTATGGCCACCAACCGGCCCGACACGCTCGATCCGGCCCTGCTCCGCCCCGGTCGTTTAGATAGGAAGATCGAAATTCCGCTACCGAACGAGCAGGCACGGTtggaaattttgaaaattcacGCTGCCCCAATCGCCAAGCACGGTGACATCGATTACGAAGCGGTAGTGAAGCTGTCGGACAACTTTAACGGAGCCGATTTGCGTAACGTGTGTACCGAGGCGGGACTGTTTGCGATCCGTGCCGAGCGCGAGTATGTCATACAGGAAGATTTTATGAAGGCGGTCCGCAAGGTGGCGGATAACAAGCGGCTGGAAAGCAAGCTGGACTACAAACCGGTATAA
- the LOC118506475 gene encoding short-chain dehydrogenase TIC 32, chloroplastic-like isoform X1 has translation MGWIGKCCALLGLGTVTYFVRWYYIGRLYTSARKFRNGELIVLTGANSGIGLETLLELAGRGCHLVIGTRSATTGQTIRDRVLQQYPGATVDAFVLQLESLASVVEFSENVRNLNKPLYALINNAGVFYAPPSLTEDGLEYLYQVNYLAHFLLTLRLLPALKQQQPDAGDSRIVNVVSQAHRSVTEIPSDGSFCGPLFPDTAANRFRAYQCSKLCLVQFSYRLSQLLATNPAGNPSVHCIDPGNVETAIYRHFPPLANRVLFCLQKPLRILLIKTPREGAQGILYAVLSEKKPPFYVRRFWSGKQGSDFDEINPLARKEPLADTLWKRSRNQCSHHLLEMIL, from the exons ATGGGTTGGATTGGGAAGTGTTGTGCATTGTTGGGTCTAGGAACAGTTACGTACTTTGTGCG GTGGTACTACATTGGCCGATTGTACACCAGCGCACGAAAGTTCCGGAACGGTGAATTGATCGTACTGACCGGTGCAAACTCGGGTATCGGTTTGGAAACGTTGTTGGAATTAGCCGGTCGTGGGTGCCACCTTGTGATTGGAACGCGCAGTGCAACGACAGGCCAAACAATCCGCGACCGAGTGCTGCAGCAGTATCCCGGCGCAACGGTGGACGCGTTCGTACTGCAACTGGAATCGCTTGCCAGCGTCGTCGAGTTCAGTGAGAACGTGCGCAATCTAAACAAACCGCTGTACGCGCTGATAAACAACGCCGGAGTGTTCTATGCACCACCGAGCCTAACGGAAGACGGGCTAGAGTATCTGTACCAGGTGAACTATTTGGCACACTTTTTGCTGACACTGCGCCTGCTGCCCGCActcaaacaacagcaaccggaCGCGGGCGATAGCCGCATAGTGAACGTTGTCTCGCAAGCGCATCGCTCGGTTACCGAAATACCATCGGACGGCAGCTTCTGTGGCCCCCTGTTCCCCGATACCGCTGCCAACCGATTCCGAGCGTATCAGTGCAGCAAGCTTTGCTTGGTACAGTTTTCCTACCGCCTGTCGCAGCTGCTGGCCACAAACCCGGCCGGCAACCCATCCGTGCACTGCATTGATCCGGGTAACGTAGAAACGGCCATCTACCGTCACTTCCCTCCGTTGGCGAACCGGGTGCTGTTCTGCCTACAGAAACCGCTCAGAATtttgctcataaaaacaccGCGCGAAGGTGCCCAGGGCATACTGTACGCGGTGCTGTCCGAGAAGAAACCACCGTTCTACGTACGCCGCTTCTGGTCCGGCAAGCAGGGAAGCGATTTCGACGAAATTAACCCACTGGCGAGGAAAGAACCGCTGGCCGATACGCTATGGAAGCGGAGCCGCAATCAGTGCAGCCATCATCTGCTGGAAATGATTCTCTAG
- the LOC118506470 gene encoding DNA polymerase eta — protein sequence MSSKTTINIKNKFDRVVVLVDMDCFYCQVEEKLNPAIAGKPIAVVQYNPWQGGGIIAVNYPARAEGVTRHMRGDEAKQHCPEIELPQVPQVRGKADLTRYREAGKEVADVLKSFTPLLERASIDEAYLDITERVLSRIREMNEGKFQLLPEKLANTFAVGYENIGEFVKKLSSTFDTGAAEGNTPDRLEYKKSDIKLLVGASIVNEIRAAVKARTGYECSAGIAHNKILAKLTAGFHKPNKQTILPIDSIAKLYETLPLKKVKGLGGKLGDQVCEVLKIKFMSELVQFPESLLQQHFDERMGSWMYLMARGIDLEAVTAKFHSKSIGCCKRFPGKNAITGLATLNHWLNELASEVTERLEKDLDENNRTAKLLTVSYSQQIDNVDVSSTRSIPLVAYDMERIATDALETIKRNTERFFKPNSTTALHNPVKFLGISAGKFEPNASGKGGGIRQMFQNYSSNKASSTAEEGSSGMERRKSVSEPPPPVDVPKAEATVEQPMEKAKADDLAAVCSKPSRGDIKHFLQHQSALAAASANERSEREPENSSSASEEPKETETKPKKGIKQFLQPKKAISAKESAPVSVPTEAQSETEDQSTREQDEVQTEVSEPDHETEPSEHTVEELDKPEDTPSTSGLAVEHTSETTEAKPDYKATYAEYLYQVPEPANTFTLECSQCKKQIPEHEYQSHQDFHFALSLSQQQRDEFRNDLKSKITAKSPFPAAKRPSKAGSSSMSGTSSAGASTTTTTTSSGTNLSIERFLAKVSPESIRLSSSEMAVRSSNEENLSESYATRCPDCGKMIPADSMAEHNDYHVAKRLQQELNRLEPPPSQPPIVNKPVVATLVGGSSASTKRKRSTMAGEELSSPVKQKLKPVSSYFTKL from the exons ATGAGCAGTAAAACGACTATAAATATTAAGAATAAGTTCGATcgagtggtggtgttg GTCGATATGGATTGTTTCTACTGTCAGGTGGAGGAAAAATTGAACCCCGCTATCGCAGGCAAACCAATAGCAGTGGTACAGTACAATCCCTGGCAGGGTGGAGG cATCATCGCCGTAAACTATCCCGCTCGAGCGGAAGGTGTAACGCGCCATATGCGCGGTGACGAAGCGAAGCAACACTGTCCGGAAATTGAACTGCCGCAAGTTCCGCAGGTTCGAGGCAAAGCCGACCTGACACGGTACCGCGAAGCGGGCAAGGAAGTGGCAGATGTGTTGAAAAGTTTTACACCGCTGCTGGAACGGGCCAGCATCGACGAGGCGTATCTCGATATAACCGAGCGCGTGCTGAGCAGGATACGCGAGATGAATGAAGGAAAGTTTCAGCTGCTGCCCGAAAAGCTGGCCAACACGTTCGCAGTCGGGTACGAAAATATTGGCGAATTTGTGAAAAAGCTTTCCAGCACATTCGACACCGGTGCGGCCGAAGGTAACACCCCGGACCGGTTGGAGTACAAGAAGAGCGATATCAAGCTGCTGGTCGGTGCCTCGATTGTGAACGAAATACGGGCCGCGGTAAAGGCGAGAACGGGCTACGAATGTTCGGCCGGTATTGCGCACAACAAAATTCTCGCCAAGCTGACGGCCGGCTTCCACAAACCGAACAAACAGACCATCCTGCCGATCGATAGCATTGCGAAGCTGTACGAAACGTTACCACTGAAAAAGGTGAAGGGGCTCGGCGGCAAGCTGGGCGATCAGGTGTGCGAGGTGTTGAAGATAAAGTTTATGTCGGAGCTGGTACAGTTTCCGGAAagtttgctgcagcagcactTTGACGAGCGGATGGGCAGCTGGATGTATCTGATGGCACGCGGCATCGATCTCGAAGCGGTAACGGCAAAGTTCCACTCGAAGAGTATCGGGTGCTGTAAACGCTTCCCGGGAAAGAATGCAATCACCGGGCTGGCAACGCTCAACCACTGGCTGAACGAGCTCGCGTCGGAAGTGACGGAACGGTTGGAAAAGGATCTGGACGAAAACAATCGTACGGCGAAGCTGCTTACGGTAAGCTACAGCCAGCAGATCGATAATGTGGACGTGTCGAGCACGAGAAGCATCCCGTTGGTGGCGTACGACATGGAGCGCATTGCGACCGATGCGCTGGAAACGATCAAACGCAATACGGAGCGATTTTTTAAGCCCAACTCAACCACGGCACTGCACAATCCGGTAAAGTTTTTGGGCATTAGTGCGGGAAAGTTTGAACCGAATGCCAGCGGGAAAGGAGGCGGTATAAGGCAAATGTTTCAGAACTACTCGTCGAACAAGGCAAGTAGCACTGCAGAGGAAGGCTCGAGCGGTATGGAGCGTCGCAAAAGTGTTTCGGAACCGCCACCGCCGGTTGATGTACCGAAAGCCGAAGCAACGGTAGAACAGCCGATGGAGAAAGCAAAAGCAGATGACCTAGCGGCCGTGTGTAGCAAACCGTCCCGAGGTGATATTAAACATTTTCTACAACATCAGTCGGCTTTAGCTGCTGCTTCGGCCAATGAacgaagcgagagagagcctGAGAACAGCAGTTCAGCCAGTGAAGAGCCTAAAGAAACCGAAACGAAGCCGAAGAAAGGTATAAAGCAATTTCTACAACCGAAAAAAGCCATCTCCGCCAAAGAATCCGCTCCTGTGAGCGTGCCAACAGAAGCGCAAAGCGAGACGGAGGATCAATCGACACGAGAACAGGATGAGGTTCAGACGGAAGTGTCTGAACCAGATCATGAAACTGAACCATCTGAACATACAGTTGAAGAGTTGGATAAGCCAGAAGATACTCCATCTACCTCCGGATTGGCTGTGGAGCACACGAGCGAAACAACCGAGGCGAAACCAGATTACAAGGCAACGTACGCGGAATATTTGTACCAAGTTCCGGAACCAGCGAACACGTTTACCCTGGAATGCTCCCAGTGCAAGAAACAGATCCCGGAACACGAGTATCAATCTCATCAGGATTTCCACTTTGCTCTCTCGCTAAGCCAACAGCAGCGGGATGAATTCCGCAACGATTTAAAATCCAAAATAACGGCCAAATCTCCATTTCCTGCCGCTAAACGACCATCGAAAGCAGGAAGCTCTTCGATGTCTGGTACAAGTTCGGCCGGTGccagtaccaccaccaccaccacctcatCAGGAACGAATCTATCGATCGAAAGGTTTTTAGCAAAAGTTTCACCGGAATCGATACGTCTCAGTAGTTCCGAGATGGCCGTTAGGAGCAGTAATGAAGAGAACCTCTCAGAAAGCTACGCAACCAGATGTCCCGACTGTGGTAAGATGATACCGGCGGACTCTATGGCCGAGCACAACGATTACCATGTAGCGAAACGGTTGCAGCAGGAACTGAACCGTCTCGAACCCCCACCTTCCCAGCCACCGATCGTAAATAAGCCCGTGGTGGCCACCCTGGTCGGTGGAAGTAGTGCCAGCACGAAACGAAAACGTTCGACCATGGCGGGCGAAGAGCTGTCATCACCGGTTAAGCAAAAGCTAAAACCCGTCTCGTCTTACTTCACCAAACTGTAA
- the LOC118506474 gene encoding tRNA (guanine-N(7)-)-methyltransferase non-catalytic subunit wuho, whose translation MYELKVYSSYIIAAIQDKVVFFSTDGNVLHEIVVQQNLPPAEGTADAGNQQNGKQGTQPPLPAHVVTFEFCPSANVLAVSLNIKALQCYELHQKDGKLSSSLLGDSIPTTRTIVCMKFVPKRNVLIGSDKSDCFEFDVLNKQEQKSKWILGHMSQILGLAVSDDERFIVTCDRDEKIKVSLYPDCHNIECFCLGHLEYVGGIEIIPTQKLISVSGDRTLRLWDFAEGKEIGQLSLQDPAVGLSVQRVEQSSEMLCVVRSSVQNKIDVALVRYEEPNASLLCDPLTIDESLSVLSATLSASLQLVLLVMEKESKRARMLAYNFSVEKRQFIPCADHSLIKNFDAQFTEATIEQVRDYSTLFKHSIDNLSEYFERKKQKIGSKKSK comes from the exons ATGTACGAATTAAAGGTTTATTCGTCGTATATCATCGCCGCCATCCAGGACAAGGTTGTGTTCTTCTCCACCGATGGTAATGTGCTGCATGAGATCGTCGTACAGCAGAACTTACCTCCAGCAGAAGGCACTGCCGATGCCGGCAACCAACAGAATGGTAAACAAGGCACCCAACCACCATTACCGGCACACGTTGTAACGTTCGAGTTTTGTCCGAGCGCTAATGTGCTGGCCGTGTCGTTGAACATCAAAGCACTACAGTGCTATGAATTGCATCAAAAAGATGGGAAACTGTCCTCTTCGCTATTAGGCGATAGCATTCCTACGACGCGGACGATCGTTTGCATGAAGTTTGTTCCCAAGCGAAACGTTCTGATCGGGTCGGATAAGAGTGACTGTTTCGAGTTTGATGTGCTGAACAAGCAGGAACAAAAATCGAAATGGATTCTTGGCCACATGAGCCAAATATTGGGACTAGCGGTTAGCGACGATGAGCG GTTCATAGTAACGTGCGATCGTGATGAGAAAATTAAAGTAAGCTTGTACCCAGATTGCCATAACATTGAGTGCTTCTGTCTGGGGCATTTGGAGTACGTCGGAGGAATTGAAATCATTCCCACGCAAAAGCTCATATCGGTGTCGGGCGATCGAACGCTGCGACTGTGGGATTTCGCCGAAGGGAAGGAAATTGGCCAGCTATCGTTGCAGGATCCTGCGGTTGGTTTGTCGGTGCAAAGAGTAGAGCAAAGTAGCGAAATGCTGTGCGTGGTGAGAAGTTCTGTCCAGAACAAAATCGATGTTGCTCTAGTGCGGTACGAAGAACCCAACGCAAGCCTTCTCTGCGATCCGTTAACGATTGATGAAAGCTTGAGCGTACTGAGTGCAACTTTGAGTGCTTCCCTTCAGCTGGTACTGTTAGTGATGGAGAAGGAGAGCAAGCGGGCCAGAATGTTGGCCTATAACTTTTCGGTAGAGAAGCGACAGTTTATACCGTGTGCGGATCATTCGTTGATCAAGAACTTCGACGCTCAGTTCACTGAAGCAACGATTGAGCAGGTGCGGGATTATTCCACACTCTTCAAACACAGCATCGATAACCTTTCGGAGTACTTTGAAcgaaaaaagcagaaaatcGGATCgaaaaaatcgaaataa
- the LOC118506475 gene encoding uncharacterized protein LOC118506475 isoform X2 yields MEAEPQSVQPSSAGNDSLVLPPPVYEDRTKGLRKERLAFRFTSAEKPSELSRCLVAIGAVEGVGTHEATTYLAAGTTTERWITIGTAVTPVDCYVERLLQEMLTNEESRCTITTRQGHDITFTMKLIRIEGQKYYYELTVGESLALAKQYKENGVKMFSQYPLFAHTYFNQAAKCLLSWSPIDQLDPAIEGAETVQEMQTLLETLYLNIAACLIKQNRFEEVLHVLRYTDQQESPSAKATYRKALAQFKIKQFNEALTTLERIDYGSSKECVALHRQIVQTRQQEDTKYNSMVKKMFA; encoded by the coding sequence ATGGAAGCGGAGCCGCAATCAGTGCAGCCATCATCTGCTGGAAATGATTCTCTAGTGCTACCACCACCGGTGTACGAGGATCGCACGAAGGGATTGCGGAAGGAGCGACTAGCGTTCCGGTTTACCTCCGCCGAAAAACCTTCCGAACTGAGCCGTTGTCTTGTAGCGATCGGTGCCGTAGAAGGGGTCGGTACGCACGAAGCAACAACCTATCTTGCCGCAGGAACAACGACCGAACGGTGGATAACCATCGGTACAGCCGTTACACCGGTGGACTGTTACGTGGAACGCTTGCTGCAGGAAATGCTAACAAACGAGGAAAGTAGGTGTACGATCACCACCAGACAGGGCCACGATATCACCTTCACGATGAAGCTGATCCGAATTGAAGGGCAGAAATATTACTACGAACTGACGGTCGGCGAAAGTCTCGCACTAGCTAAGCAATACAAAGAGAATGGAGTGAAAATGTTCTCCCAGTATCCACTGTTTGCTCACACGTACTTTAACCAGGCGGCAAAATGTCTGCTCTCCTGGTCCCCGATCGATCAGCTCGATCCGGCCATCGAAGGAGCCGAAACGGTGCAGGAAATGCAAACACTGCTCGAAACGCTTTACCTGAACATTGCCGCCTGCCTTATCAAGCAGAACCGCTTCGAGGAGGTACTGCACGTACTGCGGTACACGGACCAGCAGGAATCGCCCTCGGCCAAAGCGACGTACCGGAAAGCGTTGGCCCAGTTTAAGATCAAGCAGTTCAACGAAGCACTTACCACGCTGGAGCGGATCGATTATGGCAGCAGCAAGGAATGTGTCGCACTGCACCGGCAGATCGTTCAAACGCGCCAACAGGAGGACACCAAGTACAATTCGATGGTAAAGAAAATGTTTGCGTAG
- the LOC118506478 gene encoding 60S ribosomal protein L35: MVKVKCSELRTKDKKELTKQLEDLKKELLNLRVAKVTGGAPSKLSKIRVVRKAIARVYIVMNTKTKENLRKLYKGKKYMPLDLRPKKTRAMRKALSHHDAKRLTLKQQRKRAKFPRRRFAVKA; this comes from the coding sequence ATGGTGAAAGTTAAGTGTTCCGAGCTTCGTACGAAGGACAAGAAGGAGCTGACCAAGCAGCTGGAGGACCTGAAGAAGGAGCTGCTGAATCTGCGCGTGGCGAAAGTCACCGGCGGTGCTCCGTCGAAGCTGTCCAAGATCCGTGTCGTTCGCAAGGCGATCGCACGCGTGTACATTGTGATGAACACGAAGACGAAGGAGAACCTCCGCAAGCTGTACAAGGGCAAGAAGTACATGCCGCTGGATCTGCGCCCGAAGAAGACCCGTGCGATGCGCAAGGCCCTGTCTCACCACGATGCCAAGCGATTGACGCTGAAGCAGCAGCGTAAACGCGCAAAGTTCCCCCGCCGCCGATTCGCCGTCAAGGCATAA